The Penaeus chinensis breed Huanghai No. 1 chromosome 34, ASM1920278v2, whole genome shotgun sequence DNA window GTAAGACTGTAAGATTGTATAATGGCCAGTCTAAGGCATAAGTAAACTAAATGACTGGTTAGGGACTTATAAGCCAGCAGTGACTCCCAAGAGtactagttttatttatttatttatttatttttttctgatgccACTCATACAGAAATGTAATATGTTAACTGGCTATGATACAGACAGCTCTTCCATATGTGAATTAAATGCTGCGTAAAACCCTATCACACTATCAATTTCCTGTCAGTTTTTATGTTTCTGTATGAACTTCCCATATGCAAATAGTCAAACCCTATCACAGTGGCAGAGTACTACTGCttccatgtaaacaaacaaattatgccCAGGAATCATATGAGCCTCCTCATACATTATTTCAGGAGTATCATTTTGTATTGTTGACTACTTTATTGTCAAACGACACATTCCATGATGAAGGTTATATGAACTACTTTGTTTTGTAAGGGTATAGATCTTCTGTAGcacaagatcaagaaaaaaaatagtcaaaGGAAAACTGTCACTACTGTCTTCGTATGAGAGGCATTCTACAAAAATGTGTTGTATATGGAAAGCCTCAGAAATgttaaaaaataacaggaaaagtgCTACTGTGATAGGGCCTTTAGGGATCTATAATgactattgtattatttttttgcactttaaaaaaaaaaaattgtgcataaaaaagtaaaataattaattttccaTGCTCATGTGGAAAGGTAAAGTTAatgttctttatatttataaataaagctttttgcattttataaacaacacacaatatTATGAGTTTGATAGCAAGGACTGGTAATGACAGAAAGTGTAAATATAGAGCTCTAGCACATGTatcagagagaggaaatgaagtaagtaataaataacagaaagattatatatttagtttgttattcatttataaattacTTATAAACAGATGCTAAATTAAATCATGCTAATATTGGTAATGTGTAATGAAaacagattttcatttttttttttaatatattttctctgACAGGAGGAAGATGGTCGGAGATCGTCAATTGGCAGTGGAAGTGGAGTAGGGGCAGGAGCTGTAGCAGGATTAGGAGCAGGAGCTGGAacaggaggtggagtgggagggggaggaggaggtggaggtggaggtagtggaggtggaagtggaggtagtggaggcggaagtggaggtagtggaggcggaagtggaggtagtggaggcggaagtggaggtagtggaggcggaggtggaggtggaggcgcagCCGTAGGCGCAAATGCAGGCGCAAATGCAGGCGCAAATGCAGGTGCAGGCGCAGGTGCAGGCGCAGgtgcaggtggaggtggaggtggaggtggaggtggaagtgcaAGTTCCATTGGCGGAGGTGCTTCACTCAATACTGGTAGTGGTGCACTAGCAACACTCGGAGGTTCTCTGGGAGGGTCCATTGGTGGGGGTGGCATGAACAGCTCCATCAGTAACCTGGGCGACATTGAAATCCCAAATGTGTTGAACCAGCAGCAGACTGTTCCCAGGCAGACTGGCTCATTGGCCACACACTCAGATGACCATGCTATCACACGCATCAAGAACATGAGGATGATTGAGCTAGGAAAATACCGTATCAAGCCGTGGTATTTCTCACCATATCCACAGGTTACTATGAATTACTTTGTATATGATTGATATTTTTGTCTATTTTAGGATTCACTCTATATGCTTATTGATGTCTAGAAGAAAACTTGTTGATAGATATGAGGGAGATGCCTCTTAGAAGTCTTCATAAATTATTAGTACATCTATCTAGGCAGATCTCCAAATTTTGTTTTATACAATGGACTTTACTCTATGTTACAGAGATATTCAgctattttacatttttgtttttctcttttgcaGGAGTATACAAACTtagactgtatttatatatgtgaattctGTCTCAAGTATAGAAAGAGTAGGAAATGTTTGGAAAGACATTTGGTgagtattatattttctattctttttttttttttttttgccttaattATTTAAGAGAAAAGTACTATTAGGTTTACAACATCAAAGGTTATATGTCATCTCTAGATCACTTGAAACATATCACCACGCACTGAGATCATGAATTCCTAATATAGTACCTGTATTTAtccattttaattttcttaaacATGTTTTACAGCAAAAATGCCCCTTCAAGCATCCACCAGGCAACGAAATATACCGCAAAGGGTCCATATCTTTTTTCGAGTTGGATGGCCGGAAAAACAAATTGTATGCGCAAAATTTGTGCCTTCTAGCAAAGCTTTTCCTAGACCACAAGACGCTGTATTACGACACAGatcctttcctcttttatgtTATGACTGAATACGATAATCGAGGATATCACATAGTTGGATACTTCTCAAAGGTATAGTTCATAGATTATCCAAATTTGAAGGTATAGGTAAAGTAGATAAGGATGATGTGagatttctttttatatgtaatgtaattGCAACTGGACATATATTAACATGCCAGGTATACAAAAACAGAATATTGCAAGGTGAGACAAATGTTTGCAGTGAGATAGATAACTTTTCCAAGCTCATCTGGTTATCAGACTGAGTATACAGAATATACAGCAGGTACAGGTGCTGAAACATCTCTTTATCAGTAAATGACAATAAATGAGAAGGCTTCATTTTAAGTTCTTTCACTGCATTTGCTGATTCATTTTTGTATTGCAATTGCAGGAAAAGGAATCCTCAGAAGACTACAATGTAGCCTGTATTTTAACCCTTCCACCATATCAGAGGAAGGGGTATGGCAAACTACTTATTGAATTTAGTAAGTAAAGTTTCCTTTAACACATATAATCATCACACGCCATGTGATAGGGCACTGGAACATAAGGtatttcttttacatatataatttttacaatatctggtttattattttgtattatattttatttatgtttgcacTTTTGCAAGTTATGAATTATCCATTTTCATAGTAGCTTTTGGTTGTGTTTGCTGGTTTCCTTGCAGGTTTTGAATAAtccattttcttattatcttttgatTAAATTTGCATGTTTCTTTGCAGGTTATGAATTATCAAAATTTGAAGGTAAAACAGGGTCTCCTGAGAAACCGCTCAGTGATCTAGGACTACTCTCGTATAGATCTTACTGGAAGCAAACAATATTGGAGATTCTCATCGCCCTAAAGCCACAAGAAGGGCAGGAAAAACCACAACTCACGATAAAGTAAGTGAGAATGTTGCAACATTTTTAGAGATCTTGCTTTTTTTACAATGAGATAAATGTGTCTATTACATTTTTGAAGGAGATACCTTTAGTCTAGTACTGTTTAGATTTTGTTGCAGGTGAATATGGAATTTCTTGTTgatcatttatgcatgtattagttactataatagaaaaaaattacataccctattattttacatataatttgaaaagtataaaaataagacATTTCTTTTATACACTGCtgatgtctgtctttctccttttttccagtGAAATCTGTGAGCAAACCAGCATAAAAAAGGAGGATGTGATATCTACTCTCACAAACTTAGAATTAATTAACTATTACAGAGGGCAGTATATATTAACGCTTAATAAAGAACTTGTGGAGAACCACAAGAAAgtgatggaaaagagaaagattagaaTTGACTCCAAATTTTTGCACTGGACTCCAAAGGATTGGGCAAAGAGGGGCAAGTGGTAGTCTGCTGTGATAAATCTATtcttaggaaaaaaagaagaaaaaaacaaagagaagtaaATTTTATAGTACAAATTGAGAACGATTATTTTGTATCCGTTCATTATTTTACGGAGTAAGATATTGGAGTTtgattgtatatgtaaatttgaaTTTGGTGTAACACGTGCTGAAAATGGACAAATTTGCAAGAGGTGAATTCCCACAAGATGAACAAGGAAATGGAAGACAACAGACAATCTCAGGCTGATAGTACTTGTAATTTCAGTTTCTTGTGATAAAATAAACTCAAAGGGGAAAGGGCTTCGGTTAATTCACACTTAT harbors:
- the LOC125043917 gene encoding histone acetyltransferase KAT5-like isoform X2 — translated: MSEDSNSAILDSISSVTEGCRLPVLMSSCSDWPLAEVISIKDCETKKQFYVHYIDYNKRLDEWVDEDRLDTRKIQYPRRDLASGTTTGLNTPKKTLTGTTNSRPSSPGLTPDPITGPSVLAALQQKQQKNRKRKLDQSEEEDGRRSSIGSGSGVGAGAVAGLGAGAGTGGGVGGGGGGGGGGSGGGSGGSGGGSGGSGGGSGGSGGGSGGSGGGGGGGGAAVGANAGANAGANAGAGAGAGAGAGGGGGGGGGGSASSIGGGASLNTGSGALATLGGSLGGSIGGGGMNSSISNLGDIEIPNVLNQQQTVPRQTGSLATHSDDHAITRIKNMRMIELGKYRIKPWYFSPYPQEYTNLDCIYICEFCLKYRKSRKCLERHLQKCPFKHPPGNEIYRKGSISFFELDGRKNKLYAQNLCLLAKLFLDHKTLYYDTDPFLFYVMTEYDNRGYHIVGYFSKEKESSEDYNVACILTLPPYQRKGYGKLLIEFSYELSKFEGKTGSPEKPLSDLGLLSYRSYWKQTILEILIALKPQEGQEKPQLTINEICEQTSIKKEDVISTLTNLELINYYRGQYILTLNKELVENHKKVMEKRKIRIDSKFLHWTPKDWAKRGKW
- the LOC125043917 gene encoding histone acetyltransferase KAT5-like isoform X1 encodes the protein MSEDSNSAILDSISSVTEGCRLPVLMSSCSDWRKSGISTLAEVISIKDCETKKQFYVHYIDYNKRLDEWVDEDRLDTRKIQYPRRDLASGTTTGLNTPKKTLTGTTNSRPSSPGLTPDPITGPSVLAALQQKQQKNRKRKLDQSEEEDGRRSSIGSGSGVGAGAVAGLGAGAGTGGGVGGGGGGGGGGSGGGSGGSGGGSGGSGGGSGGSGGGSGGSGGGGGGGGAAVGANAGANAGANAGAGAGAGAGAGGGGGGGGGGSASSIGGGASLNTGSGALATLGGSLGGSIGGGGMNSSISNLGDIEIPNVLNQQQTVPRQTGSLATHSDDHAITRIKNMRMIELGKYRIKPWYFSPYPQEYTNLDCIYICEFCLKYRKSRKCLERHLQKCPFKHPPGNEIYRKGSISFFELDGRKNKLYAQNLCLLAKLFLDHKTLYYDTDPFLFYVMTEYDNRGYHIVGYFSKEKESSEDYNVACILTLPPYQRKGYGKLLIEFSYELSKFEGKTGSPEKPLSDLGLLSYRSYWKQTILEILIALKPQEGQEKPQLTINEICEQTSIKKEDVISTLTNLELINYYRGQYILTLNKELVENHKKVMEKRKIRIDSKFLHWTPKDWAKRGKW